A single window of Saccharomyces kudriavzevii IFO 1802 strain IFO1802 genome assembly, chromosome: 16 DNA harbors:
- the YIG1 gene encoding Yig1p (similar to Saccharomyces cerevisiae YIG1 (YPL201C); ancestral locus Anc_6.210) — protein MGIPMEIYQGLDRVLFYDRREENVSDERATRYCYYTANNGYPPLPSTVKDHICQLSLNSLLGDGPDAGNLGEDEDEDEDVEDNLRSNRGLEFVRINNHFSTHDLKSFESFRNFNNKYWIFYSNQAEDKKLLLYDFDDQRFTVIKQQFHGQLNLLLSDTIMCMDCNFDYNSNTVQILVGFQNGKLLKLCCDLNGNVNNHLILKDSSNPTYRNEVYRPILTIWAGLLPHFVVSFSLKDGLLITSLNHQQANGNFQSFKTNLDLPRNLNTATDVKFVLNFPQFTLYQGDDIIFHCKNILEPNDSTLNKEINFMLKTDEAVQKIDYLTKTGHVLLETNVRYLSIPTRNSTENPRSNVAASDSNEVYPIFYKTQELHVHALRTGRQIANNGKYIFITEQHLYGTALSVYKYSTSFKRWLFVGYSDIRAKYGIKNVKDLFVGNCLSVNSPVVTILTDDNNIQTILLK, from the coding sequence ATGGGCATTCCTATGGAAATATACCAGGGTCTGGACAGGGTGCTATTTTACGACAGAAGAGAAGAGAATGTGTCCGATGAACGCGCGACCCGATATTGCTACTACACGGCAAATAATGGTTATCCACCTCTTCCAAGTACGGTTAAAGATCACATATGCCAGCTTTCCTTGAATAGTCTTTTGGGAGATGGCCCGGATGCTGGAAACTTGggtgaagatgaagatgaagatgaagacgtTGAGGATAATCTTCGAAGTAATCGGGGGTTGGAATTCGTGCGGATTAATAATCATTTCTCCACCCATGATttaaaaagttttgaaagcTTTCGAAACTTCAATAACAAGTACTggattttttattctaATCAAGCAGAAGACAAGAAACTACTGCTCTACGATTTTGACGATCAGCGTTTCACCGTTATCAAGCAGCAATTTCACGGTCAGTTGAACCTATTGCTATCTGACACAATAATGTGTATGGACTGCAATTTCGATTACAACTCTAACACCGTTCAAATTTTAGTTGGCTTCCAGAATGGAAAGCTGTTAAAACTATGCTGTGACTTGAACGGGAACGTTAACAACCACTTGATATTGAAGGACTCTTCAAATCCCACTTATCGGAATGAAGTGTATCGGCCTATACTAACAATCTGGGCAGGTTTGTTACCTCATTTTGTTGTTTCCTTCAGCTTGAAGGACGGGCTGCTAATAACTTCTTTGAATCACCAGCAGGCAAACGGGAACTTTCAAAGCTTCAAAACTAATCTTGATTTACCCAGAAATCTAAACACAGCCACAGATGTTAAGtttgttttgaatttccCACAGTTCACCTTATATCAAGGAGATGatataatttttcactgtAAAAATATCTTGGAACCTAACGATTCCACACTGAATAAGGAAATAAACTTTATGCTGAAAACAGACGAAGCcgttcaaaaaattgactATCTTACAAAAACAGGTCATGTTTTACTTGAAACAAACGTAAGATATCTATCAATTCCGACACGAAACTCTACCGAGAATCCAAGGTCTAATGTGGCGGCTTCGGACAGTAACGAGGTTTATCCGATCTTTTACAAGACGCAGGAACTCCACGTTCATGCTTTAAGAACGGGACGTCAAATAGCAAACAACGGAAAATATATCTTCATAACCGAGCAGCATCTCTACGGAACAGCACTATCGGTATACAAATATTCTACCTCCTTCAAGCGATGGCTGTTCGTGGGCTATTCGGACATCCGGGCTAAATATGGCATAAAGAATGTGAAAGACCTTTTCGTAGGTAACTGCCTCTCCGTGAATAGCCCAGTTGTGACGATCCTTACTGATGACAATAATATTCAAACGATTCTTCTTAAATAA